One part of the Halobacteria archaeon AArc-dxtr1 genome encodes these proteins:
- a CDS encoding AEC family transporter, producing the protein MEVFVLLFGMLAVLLAGIGLRSRGVLDARRTDRVNAAAYYVALPALIFVSTYDQAIGELLSPALFGGLLFVLGVTVALSWLIHHRRNPSAGADVRSVAIVQSYHSNLGYLGLPLVAATLDAEATAIASVILGTLSLVQVPLTVTVLATLNGAETQLAARLRGLLKNPVIAALLAGLVAGPIGVEFPGTAVTVLDAVGSLALPLALLCVGASLKLDLPSVDVEAAGTVLALKLAWMPALAWFVFTVLTVNTSTLAAAVVMLGTPTAVSTYVFTSELGGDEAFASLNVFTTTVASIGTLLVLVTILG; encoded by the coding sequence ATGGAGGTCTTTGTCCTGCTGTTCGGGATGCTCGCGGTGTTGCTGGCCGGGATCGGTCTGCGCTCGCGAGGAGTGCTCGACGCGCGCCGAACGGACAGGGTAAACGCCGCCGCCTACTACGTCGCGCTACCAGCACTGATCTTCGTCTCGACGTACGATCAGGCGATCGGCGAGTTGCTCTCGCCTGCGCTGTTCGGAGGGTTGCTCTTCGTCCTGGGAGTGACGGTTGCACTCTCCTGGCTGATCCACCACCGACGGAACCCCTCGGCTGGGGCGGACGTCCGAAGTGTCGCAATCGTCCAGTCGTATCACTCGAATTTGGGTTATCTCGGGCTCCCGCTTGTGGCGGCGACCTTAGACGCCGAGGCGACGGCGATCGCGAGTGTCATACTCGGGACGCTCTCACTGGTGCAGGTCCCGCTTACCGTCACCGTGCTCGCGACGCTAAACGGCGCCGAGACCCAGCTCGCGGCCCGCCTCCGCGGGCTCCTGAAAAACCCCGTCATCGCGGCGCTGCTGGCCGGACTCGTCGCGGGCCCGATTGGTGTGGAGTTCCCGGGAACCGCAGTCACAGTGCTCGACGCCGTCGGTTCGCTGGCGCTACCACTCGCCTTGCTCTGTGTCGGCGCCTCGCTCAAGCTCGATCTCCCGTCGGTCGACGTCGAGGCGGCGGGAACCGTTCTCGCGCTGAAACTCGCCTGGATGCCCGCGCTGGCGTGGTTCGTCTTTACCGTGTTGACGGTCAACACGTCTACGCTCGCCGCCGCTGTGGTCATGCTCGGCACCCCGACGGCAGTCTCGACGTACGTCTTCACCAGCGAACTCGGCGGGGACGAGGCGTTCGCGTCGCTGAACGTGTTCACGACGACAGTCGCCTCGATCGGGACGCTGCTCGTGCTCGTGACGATCCTCGGGTGA
- a CDS encoding DUF2892 domain-containing protein: MDTNVGQTDRSIRIALGALAGIVSLAILADIVSLPMLAAPILGIVAIVLLATAAIQYCGAYTLLGIDTCPVTRDE; this comes from the coding sequence ATGGACACAAACGTTGGCCAGACAGACCGATCGATTCGGATCGCTCTCGGTGCGCTTGCAGGTATCGTTTCGCTCGCAATCCTCGCCGATATCGTCTCACTGCCGATGCTAGCCGCGCCGATTCTGGGCATCGTGGCGATCGTGTTGCTCGCCACTGCAGCCATCCAGTACTGTGGCGCCTACACACTGCTGGGGATCGATACCTGCCCAGTCACCAGAGACGAGTAA
- a CDS encoding translation initiation factor IF-6, giving the protein MQRASFVGSSYVGVFARATDTCLLVRPDADDDLVASLADELAVPAVETTLAGSSTVGALATGNENGLLVSARVLDYERERLESAIDVPVTELPGSINAAGNVVLANDYGAYVHPDLSREVVKLIKDTLEVPVERGDFAGVRTVGTAAVANNTGVLCHPKATDAELDHVEDVLDVRADVGTVNYGAPLVGSGLLANESGYVVGEDTTGPELGRIEDALGYID; this is encoded by the coding sequence TTGCAGCGCGCATCGTTTGTCGGGTCGTCGTACGTCGGCGTCTTCGCCCGAGCGACGGATACCTGCCTACTCGTCAGACCCGACGCCGACGACGACCTCGTGGCGAGTCTGGCCGACGAACTCGCCGTCCCTGCCGTCGAGACGACGCTCGCCGGCTCCTCGACAGTCGGCGCGTTAGCCACCGGCAACGAGAACGGGCTGTTGGTCAGTGCCCGCGTACTCGACTACGAGCGCGAGCGCCTGGAGTCAGCTATCGACGTCCCCGTCACGGAGCTCCCGGGCAGCATCAACGCCGCCGGGAACGTCGTGTTGGCGAACGATTACGGCGCCTACGTCCATCCCGATCTGTCCCGAGAGGTAGTCAAGCTCATCAAAGACACGCTCGAGGTCCCCGTCGAACGCGGCGACTTCGCAGGCGTCCGCACCGTCGGGACGGCCGCCGTCGCGAACAACACCGGTGTCCTCTGCCATCCGAAGGCGACCGACGCCGAACTCGATCACGTAGAGGACGTGTTAGACGTCCGCGCCGACGTCGGCACGGTCAACTACGGCGCACCCCTCGTCGGTTCCGGGCTGCTCGCCAACGAGTCGGGCTACGTCGTCGGCGAAGATACCACCGGTCCCGAACTGGGCCGAATCGAGGACGCGCTCGGCTACATCGACTGA
- a CDS encoding 50S ribosomal protein L31e — protein MSTSDFEERVVTVPLRDVKKGANHEAADRAMTIVREHLAKHFSVDESAVRLDPSINETVWEGGRANPPRKLRVRAARFDEAGEAVVEAEVAE, from the coding sequence ATGAGTACATCCGATTTCGAAGAACGCGTCGTGACGGTCCCGCTACGGGACGTCAAGAAGGGAGCCAACCACGAGGCTGCAGATCGCGCGATGACGATCGTCCGCGAGCACCTCGCGAAACACTTCTCGGTCGACGAGTCTGCGGTCCGCTTAGACCCCTCGATCAACGAGACGGTCTGGGAGGGCGGCAGAGCCAACCCGCCACGCAAGCTCCGCGTCCGTGCGGCACGCTTCGACGAGGCGGGAGAGGCCGTCGTCGAGGCCGAGGTCGCCGAGTAA
- a CDS encoding 50S ribosomal protein L39e, producing the protein MGKKSKGKKKRLAKLENQNSRVPAWVMLKTDMNVQRNPKRRNWRRSDTDE; encoded by the coding sequence ATGGGGAAAAAGTCCAAGGGCAAGAAGAAGCGTCTTGCCAAACTCGAGAACCAGAACAGCCGCGTTCCGGCCTGGGTCATGCTCAAGACGGACATGAACGTACAGCGAAACCCGAAACGACGCAACTGGCGTCGTAGCGACACCGACGAGTAA
- the thpR gene encoding RNA 2',3'-cyclic phosphodiesterase: protein MRLFVSVDLPDAFAEPVADLQAEFDAASGLNFTTPEQAHVTLKFLGDVDEDRLPALRSELAAAVEESGVSPFSARYGGLGVFPDLEYISVLWLGVERGGPQLTRLHEAIEMRTTEMGFDAESHDFTPHVTLARMEHAAGKELVQELVREREPTVGETRVEEIRLTESTLTAAGPRYETVERFSLD, encoded by the coding sequence ATGCGCCTCTTCGTCAGCGTCGATCTTCCCGACGCCTTCGCGGAGCCAGTCGCCGACCTGCAAGCCGAGTTCGACGCCGCAAGTGGGCTGAATTTCACCACCCCTGAGCAGGCCCACGTTACCCTCAAATTCCTCGGCGATGTCGACGAGGATCGGCTGCCCGCACTCCGGTCGGAACTCGCCGCGGCCGTCGAGGAAAGCGGTGTGTCCCCCTTCAGCGCCCGCTACGGCGGTCTCGGCGTCTTCCCTGATCTCGAGTACATCAGCGTGCTCTGGCTCGGTGTCGAGCGCGGCGGGCCGCAGTTGACCCGGCTCCACGAGGCGATCGAAATGCGGACGACGGAAATGGGGTTCGACGCCGAGTCCCACGACTTCACGCCCCACGTTACGCTGGCGCGGATGGAACACGCAGCCGGCAAGGAGCTTGTCCAAGAACTCGTTCGGGAGCGCGAACCGACCGTCGGCGAAACTCGGGTCGAGGAGATCCGCCTCACTGAGAGCACCCTCACGGCAGCTGGACCGCGCTACGAGACCGTCGAACGTTTTTCGCTCGACTGA